In Candidatus Syntrophoarchaeum caldarius, the following are encoded in one genomic region:
- a CDS encoding Sec-independent protein translocase protein tatC, with amino-acid sequence MPTPIGEQLGYITVSIRKKLKLVLLVIVLGMMISFPFLNDLLIIIKDDLLPEGAELIYISPVEVILLKFKMALAIGVLLSLPVILYIMHRALKERFKIRTRIKPSNAVLFLVTAISLFVIGMIYSYCFMLPLFLKFLYSDATGSGLVHATYSIQEFVSFVLIMTLLIGISFELPLLILFFVRSGLVRLETVKAYRRHAYVALFIMAAVFTPPDVFSQIIVGLPLVIFYEAGILIAGIGYSPTAKNRYTFKHDP; translated from the coding sequence ATGCCTACTCCTATTGGTGAACAACTTGGTTATATAACTGTATCCATAAGGAAGAAACTCAAGCTGGTTCTTCTTGTTATTGTTCTGGGCATGATGATCTCCTTCCCGTTCCTCAATGACCTGCTTATTATCATAAAAGACGATCTCCTGCCTGAAGGCGCAGAACTTATATACATATCACCTGTTGAAGTCATCCTTCTCAAGTTCAAGATGGCGCTTGCGATAGGTGTGCTCCTCTCTCTACCAGTCATACTCTACATCATGCACCGTGCACTTAAGGAACGGTTTAAGATCAGGACGCGCATCAAACCATCGAATGCGGTACTTTTTTTAGTCACTGCCATCTCTCTTTTTGTGATTGGCATGATCTATTCATACTGTTTCATGCTTCCCCTCTTTCTAAAATTCCTCTATAGTGATGCTACAGGTTCAGGGCTCGTACATGCCACCTACTCGATACAGGAGTTTGTCTCATTTGTTCTTATAATGACCCTTTTAATCGGCATCTCATTTGAGCTTCCGCTTCTGATCCTGTTCTTTGTGAGATCAGGGCTCGTACGTCTTGAGACCGTGAAAGCATACAGGAGGCATGCGTATGTTGCCCTTTTTATCATGGCGGCAGTATTCACCCCCCCAGATGTCTTCAGCCAGATCATCGTTGGCTTGCCGCTTGTTATCTTCTATGAGGCTGGGATATTGATAGCAGGTATTGGTTATTCACCCACTGCAAAAAATAGATACACTTTTAAACATGATCCATGA